From Anopheles darlingi chromosome 2, idAnoDarlMG_H_01, whole genome shotgun sequence, the proteins below share one genomic window:
- the LOC125950674 gene encoding protein unc-13 homolog 4B-like isoform X2: MDEEAMWKGFYDKIQEQKQKPPTEHQSIIQDLDGSFFEKFGSILRQKSIQNDEHIRSQLAPLPDEEETSEKGDDEASRLPPVAEADDSGNETLADSDPEDQQDKQVGFIGDAFGWNIEELYEEVLFETIHNIGCEDEEVSADVLFPYIQEAFKMTDEKHQEIMEVARNKEAPEIRLNVEIIEAKDLEPKDSNGLSDPFVTMYIASNPNHRYNTSVKSATLDPVWEEHFSLPITEDANEANLIVEVWDFDPAETVREKMNKLFEVKGVRGLRKLMKEIAQTASSGKHDNELIGRTSIPLKSIPASGMLMWYNLDKKNKLRRQGTLRVRLNFSSEKNSHVAAQEHRHLLRVLLLHELESSKVAPYWWSGKFTIQGEAILTQHSAQSGLSSTTETFIQWSVFTAIHQDHPLSFVLFDGLLEKLVRPIQTHSVSAEELKSFWEATKKLLPSCFSVIRKLRKRNTGDKLTLKTLTDVLNIIAKVALLEPPEGTDLFPVHQYGWIRRSAGENDEPNWDIREALASAVVSGAEDFFGGIKEGHFLQTGTDEDRLQNMIKIIQLVRSDVQKGKEYYDKTFKDIMHFPYAKELYITYELKLAELIKPTVEDICRKVKRIQLPEGGPYQRGSDGGAIEFEDINMGTTLFELYIVLKRFCAMGTELSPNENNFAIDEYHRWFMAGVTHWLDIAVYKALTRIHKAIELDKLQPEDATVKYSSSAVDTLAIFYQIKIFWQQLAWPDVEGAYIFVAKIVDDICRCCVFYADRMSARVENLGVVENAYEKRFEVTKEWCLAINNIDYMRQSLKPFTTDLGVDDILAKLADVQSGVEAERCKDTLRAVLDNAIDTEKNKILDLVEKLARKMAPAMRRFLLEGAELLQQDSNSLDRLMMYMEDSLKLLNSELNDDNFERVLNAIWVELTTILYDLIQGSLDKRRPPSFYANLRDTLHVMVANFKTDANRASEGSGDKDTLAHIERLLQLHGYETTDLIHQYYLDRLEEQKQTEPGTGAYGMLTVQCFFKGNVLELEIVNARNLKPMDGNGSCDPFVRVHFLPEERFVGVVKPKTQCLSKTLFPLFDEKFVITFTPEQRAIQNAMIMFSIKDKDLFGMSNQYLAECYLGFSDIADISGDTGKIEQKHLILTRPNRMDVDCLRALEYRQGDKQAKDFMKKLKQKMNGQ, translated from the exons ATGGACGAGGAAGCGATGTGGAAAGGTTTCTACGATAAAATAcaggagcaaaagcaaaaacctcCGACCGAGCACCAGTCCAT TATTCAAGATCTAGATGGGAGCTTCTTCGAGAAATTCGGCTCGATCCTACGCCAGAAGTCCATCCAGAACGATGAGCACATAAGGAGTCAGCTGGCACCGTTACCGGATGAGGAGGAAACATCGGAAAAGGGTGACGATGAGGCCTCGAGATTGCCGCCAGTCGCCGAAGCGGACGACAGTGGCAATGAAACGCTCGCCGACAGTGATCCCGAGGACCAGCAGGACAAGCAGGTCGGATTCATCGGGGATGCCTTCGGTTGGAAT ATTGAGGAACTGTACGAGGAGGTCCTGTTCGAGACGATACACAACATTGGCTGCGAGGATGAGGAGGTAAGCGCGGACGTACTGTTCCCGTACATTCAGGAGGCGTTCAAGATGACGGACGAGAAGCACCAGGAAATTATGGAGGTGGCCCGCAACAAGGAAGCACCCGAGATACGGCTGAACGTGGAGATCATCGAGGCGAAGGATCTGGAGCCAAAGGATTCGAACGGGCTGTCCGATCCGTTCGTGACGATGTACATTGCCTCCAATCCGAACCATCGTTACAACACCTCGGTAAAATCGGCCACCCTTGATCCCGTCTGGGAAGAGCATTTCTCGCT ACCAATCACCGAAGATGCTAACGAGGCGAACCTAATCGTGGAAGTGTGGGACTTTGATCCGGCCGAAACGGTGAGGGAAAAGATGAACAAACTGTTTGAGGTGAAGGGAGTGCGTGGCCTTCGGAAGCTCATGAAAGAGATTGCACAAACGGCCTCATCGGGAAAGCATGACAACGAACTGATCGGTCGTACTAGCATACCATTGAAG TCCATTCCGGCATCGGGCATGCTGATGTGGTACAACTTGGATAAGAAGAACAAGCTGCGCCGCCAAGGTACGCTGAGGGTAAGGCTGAACTTCAGCTCGGAGAAGAACAGTCATGTGGCGGCCCAGGAGCATCGGCATCTGttgcgtgtgctgctgctgcacgaactGGAATCCTCGAAAGTCGCTCCGTACTGGTGGTCGGGCAAGTTTACGATTCAAGGTGAAGCGATCCTCACCCAACACTCGGCCCAAAGTGGGCTCTCGTCGACGACGGAAACCTTTATCCAATGGTCCGTGTTCACGGCCATCCATCAGGATCATCCGTTGTCGTTCGTGCTGTTCGACGGACTGCTAGAGAAGCTGGTCCGGCCTATTCAGACGCATTCGGTTTCGGCCGAGGAACTTAAGAGCTTCTGGGAGGCTACGAAGAAGTTGCTTCCATCCTGCTTCTCGGTTATTCGGAAGCTTCGCAAACGAAACACTGGCGATAAGCTCACGCTCAAAACGTTGACCGATGTACTGAACATTATCGCCAAAGTGGCCTTGCTTGAGCCGCCCGAAGGGACGGATCTGTTTCCGGTGCATCAGTACGGTTGGATTCGTCGTTCGGCGGGCGAGAACGACGAACCGAACTGGGACATCCGGGAAGCATTGGCCAGTGCGGTGGTGTCGGGTGCGGAAGACTTTTTCGGTGGCATTAAGGAGGGTCACTTCCTGCAAACGGGAACGGATGAAGATCGGTTGCAGAATATGATCAAAATCATTCAGCTGGTTCGATCGGATGTTCAGAAGGGAAAGGAATACTATGACAAAACATTTAAAGA tATTATGCATTTCCCGTACGCAAAGGAGCTGTACATTACGTACGAATTGAAGCTGGCGGAACTGATTAAACCGACGGTAGAAGATATCTGTCGTAAGGTGAAGCGCATTCAACTACCCGAAGGTGGACCATATCAGCGTGGTTCAGATGGTGGGGCCATCGAATTCGAGGACATCAACATGGGTACTACACTGTTTGAATTGTACATTGTGCTGAAGCGATTCTGCGCTATGGGAACTGAACTGAGTCCGAATGAGAATAACTTTGCGATCGATGAGTATCATCGTTGGTTTATGGCCGGTGTGACGCACTGGTTGGATATTGCCGTTTACAAGGCACTGACACGCATCCACAAGGCGATCGAGCTCGATAAGCTACAGCCGGAGGATGCGACGGTGAAGTACTCCTCATCGGCCGTCGATACGTTGGCCATTTTCTATCAGATCAAAATCTTCTGGCAGCAGCTTGCCTGGCCGGATGTCGAGGGTGCCTACATATTCGTTGCAAAAATTGTAGAC GATATTTGTCGTTGCTGTGTCTTCTATGCCGATCGAATGTCGGCACGGGTGGAAAACCTCGGTGTGGTAGAGAATGCGTACGAGAAGAGGTTCGAGGTAACGAAGGAATGGTGCCTAGCGATCAACAACATCGACTACATGCGCCAGAGCCTCAAACCGTTCACGACTGATCTGGGAGTGGACGACATACTCGCCAAACTAGCCGATGTGCAGAGCGGCGTTGAGGCGGAACGTTGCAAGGATACGCTGAGGGCCGTGCTCGACAATGCGATCGATACGGAGAAGAACAAGATTCTGGATCTGGTCGAGAAATTGGCCCGCAAAATGGCACCGGCGATGCGTCGCTTTTTGTTGGAAGGAGCCGAGCTACTGCAGCAGGATTCGAATTCTCTCGATCGGTTAATGATGTACATGGAAGACTCGTTAAAGCTGTTGAATAGTGAGCTGAATGACGATAACTTCGAGCGCGTATTGAATGCAATTTGGGTTGAGCTTACCACTATCCTTTACGATCTTATCCAGGGCAGTCTGGAC AAACGGAGACCACCATCGTTTTACGCCAACCTGCGTGATACGCTGCATGTGATGGTGGCCAACTTTAAGACGGATGCAAATCGAGCATCGGAGGGGTCGGGCGATAAGGATACACTGGCACACATCGAGCGGTTGCTTCAGCTACACGGCTACGAAACGACCGATCTCATCCATCAGTATTACCTAGATAGGCTagaggagcagaagcaaacCGAACCCGGAACCGGTGCCTACGGTATGCTGACGGTGCAGTGTTTCTTTAAGGGGAATGTGCTCGAGCTGGAGATCGTGAATGCCCGCAATCTGAAgccgatggatggaaatggttcgTGTGATCCGTTCGTGAGGGTACACTTCCTGCCCGAGGAGCGGTTCGTTGGAGTGGTGAAACCGAAGACTCAGTGTCTAAGCAAAACGCTGTTCCCGCTGTTTGATGAAAAGTTTGTGAT AACCTTCACACCGGAGCAGCGTGCCATCCAGAATGCGATGATCATGTTTAGCATTAAAGATAAGGATCTGTTCGGTATGTCGAACCAATATCTGGCTGAGTGCTACCTTGGATTCAGCGATATTGCGGACATTTCTGGTGATACGGgaaaaattgagcaaaagcACCTCATCCTAACGCGGCCAAATCGAATGG ATGTTGACTGTCTACGAGCGCTGGAGTATCGACAGGGTGATAAGCAGGCCAAAGATTTTATGAAAAAGctgaagcagaagatgaatGGCCAGTAG